In Burkholderia savannae, one genomic interval encodes:
- a CDS encoding Rossmann-like and DUF2520 domain-containing protein → MSLSATPRIGFIGAGRLARCVARRFARAGYAVTAIASRSNASAAALAAQIDADLAVRVAAAAAAAAPAGHDGHTDHDGHRASATPGARCAAVDSPQAVVDAADLVFITAPDDALGRIAAELRFSPARAGAQALVHCSGASSVELLAPARAQGAATGGFHPLYLFGGGDADLARIDGCSVTIEADGALKDALVALAAALGCHPLSIPAGGRMLYHAAANYAASFALCNLAECVELWRSLGFAEGDALRALLPMLAGTIETARDKGLANALAGPVSRGDVGIVERQLALLESLGGDHATLYALNTRRAVALARKRASPPPSLDALEQAVDASLARSLDLARPARGEP, encoded by the coding sequence ATGTCCTTGTCCGCCACGCCCCGCATCGGCTTCATCGGCGCGGGCCGCCTTGCCCGCTGCGTCGCCCGCCGCTTCGCGCGCGCCGGGTACGCCGTCACCGCGATCGCGAGCCGTTCGAACGCGTCGGCCGCGGCGCTCGCCGCGCAGATCGACGCCGATCTCGCCGTGCGCGTCGCCGCCGCTGCCGCCGCAGCCGCACCCGCCGGCCACGACGGCCACACCGACCACGACGGCCATCGCGCAAGCGCGACGCCCGGCGCGCGCTGCGCGGCGGTCGATTCGCCGCAGGCTGTCGTCGACGCCGCCGACCTCGTCTTCATCACCGCGCCCGACGACGCGCTCGGCCGAATCGCCGCCGAGCTGCGCTTCTCGCCGGCGCGCGCGGGCGCTCAGGCGCTCGTCCACTGCAGCGGCGCGTCGAGCGTCGAGCTGCTCGCGCCCGCACGCGCGCAGGGCGCGGCGACGGGCGGCTTCCATCCGCTCTATCTGTTCGGCGGCGGCGACGCCGATCTCGCGCGGATCGACGGCTGCTCGGTGACGATCGAGGCCGACGGCGCGCTGAAGGACGCGCTCGTCGCGCTCGCGGCCGCGCTCGGCTGCCATCCGCTGTCGATCCCGGCGGGCGGCCGGATGCTCTATCACGCGGCCGCCAACTACGCGGCGAGCTTCGCGCTTTGCAATCTCGCCGAATGCGTCGAGCTGTGGCGCTCGCTCGGCTTCGCCGAGGGCGACGCGCTGCGCGCGCTGCTGCCGATGCTCGCCGGCACGATCGAAACGGCGCGCGACAAGGGGCTCGCGAACGCGCTCGCGGGGCCCGTGTCGCGCGGCGACGTCGGTATCGTCGAGCGGCAGCTCGCGCTCCTCGAATCGCTCGGCGGCGACCACGCGACGCTCTATGCCCTCAACACCCGTCGCGCGGTCGCGCTCGCGCGCAAGCGCGCGTCGCCGCCCCCGTCGCTCGACGCGCTCGAGCAAGCCGTCGACGCATCGCTCGCACGTTCGCTCGACCTCGCACGCCCCGCCCGCGGCGAGCCGTGA
- the crcB gene encoding fluoride efflux transporter CrcB: MFYSIVAIFVGAGLGALLRWFLSLALNAIFPDVPLGTLASNLIGGYLVGLAVVAFTTRAGLPPEWRLFVITGFMGGLTTFSTYSVEVMTHAAQGEFGWALAVAALHLIGSFTLTGLGMWTARAWLAPA; the protein is encoded by the coding sequence TTGTTCTATTCGATCGTCGCGATCTTCGTCGGCGCCGGGCTCGGCGCGCTGCTGCGCTGGTTCCTGAGCCTCGCTCTCAACGCGATCTTCCCCGACGTGCCGCTCGGCACGCTCGCATCCAACCTGATCGGCGGTTATCTGGTCGGCCTCGCGGTCGTCGCGTTCACGACGCGGGCGGGGCTGCCGCCCGAATGGCGGCTCTTCGTGATCACGGGCTTCATGGGCGGGCTCACGACGTTCTCGACGTACTCGGTCGAAGTGATGACGCACGCGGCTCAGGGCGAGTTCGGCTGGGCGCTCGCCGTGGCTGCCCTACACTTGATAGGTTCGTTCACATTGACGGGGCTCGGCATGTGGACCGCGCGGGCGTGGCTCGCGCCGGCCTGA
- a CDS encoding YggT family protein encodes MFGEIARFLLNTVFTLFGAALILRVWLQAVRVPPYNPVTQAVLQATNWIVLPLRHIVPGVRGVDWASIAAAVVTSLVYVALMVTMAGVDALSIIPTILIVALLTVVKWALNLVLWLTILMALLSWLNPRSPAMAILYQLTAPFLNPLRRLIPHLGGIDLSPILLFVIVQVLIMVVTRAAVSLTLFGI; translated from the coding sequence ATGTTCGGCGAGATCGCCCGCTTTCTGCTCAATACCGTCTTCACGCTGTTCGGCGCCGCGCTGATCCTGCGCGTCTGGCTGCAGGCCGTGCGCGTGCCGCCGTACAACCCCGTCACGCAGGCCGTGCTGCAGGCCACGAACTGGATCGTGCTGCCGCTGCGGCATATCGTCCCGGGCGTGCGCGGCGTCGACTGGGCGAGCATCGCCGCAGCCGTCGTCACGTCGCTCGTCTACGTCGCGCTGATGGTGACGATGGCGGGCGTCGACGCGCTGTCGATCATCCCGACGATCCTCATCGTCGCGCTGCTGACCGTCGTGAAGTGGGCGCTCAATCTCGTGCTGTGGCTGACGATCCTGATGGCGCTGCTGTCGTGGCTGAATCCGCGCTCGCCCGCGATGGCGATCTTGTATCAGCTGACGGCGCCGTTCCTGAACCCGCTGCGCCGGCTGATCCCGCATCTCGGCGGCATCGACCTGTCGCCGATCCTGCTGTTCGTGATCGTCCAGGTGCTGATCATGGTCGTCACGCGCGCGGCGGTGTCGCTCACGCTGTTCGGAATCTGA
- a CDS encoding S53 family peptidase, with protein sequence MKNKPLLSVLMAAACIQAFATSAALAQGDGHSPSYVEGTRVPKGYARPPFHTNPTRFSTTGVAGLAPATVRHAYGFDSIANQGDGMVVAIVDAYDDPRIESDLGVFSKNFSLPPCTTLNGCFKKIYASGGKPRADAGWSLEMSLDVEWVHAIAPKAKIVLVEAASNSLNDLMTAVDAAVGAGASVVSMSFGGSEFSGETGFDGHFSSPQRVTFVASSGDSGNGTEYPAVSPYVVAVGGTTLSADASGNYIGETAWSGSGGGVGTYEPEPSGQALWPIPYAGSRGVPDVAYNANPSSGFAVYDSVTYQGQSGWFVVGGTSAGAPQWAALFAIANSMRAAAGKAKLAGSYNLLYTAGKSAYGSDYHDVTSGSNGTCGMVCTASGGYDYVTGLGSPRALDLVQGLVAQP encoded by the coding sequence ATGAAAAACAAACCCTTGCTGTCCGTCCTGATGGCGGCCGCATGCATTCAGGCATTCGCGACGTCGGCCGCGCTCGCGCAAGGCGACGGCCATTCGCCCTCGTACGTCGAAGGCACCCGCGTGCCGAAAGGCTACGCGCGACCGCCGTTCCACACGAATCCGACGCGCTTCTCGACCACCGGCGTCGCAGGCCTCGCGCCCGCCACCGTGCGGCACGCATACGGCTTCGATTCGATCGCGAATCAGGGCGACGGCATGGTGGTCGCGATCGTCGACGCCTACGACGATCCGAGGATCGAATCCGATCTCGGCGTGTTCAGCAAGAACTTCTCGCTGCCGCCGTGCACGACGCTGAACGGCTGCTTCAAGAAGATCTACGCGAGCGGCGGCAAGCCGCGCGCCGACGCAGGCTGGTCGCTCGAAATGTCGCTCGACGTCGAATGGGTGCACGCGATCGCGCCGAAAGCGAAAATCGTGCTCGTCGAGGCGGCGTCGAACAGCCTCAACGACCTGATGACCGCGGTCGACGCCGCGGTCGGCGCCGGCGCATCCGTCGTCTCGATGAGCTTCGGCGGCAGCGAGTTCAGCGGGGAGACGGGCTTCGACGGCCACTTCAGCTCGCCGCAGCGCGTCACGTTCGTCGCATCGTCCGGCGACAGCGGCAACGGCACCGAATATCCGGCCGTGTCGCCGTACGTCGTCGCGGTCGGCGGCACGACGCTGTCCGCCGACGCGTCCGGCAACTACATCGGCGAAACCGCGTGGAGCGGCAGCGGCGGCGGCGTCGGCACGTACGAGCCGGAGCCGTCCGGACAGGCGCTGTGGCCGATTCCGTACGCGGGCAGCCGCGGCGTGCCCGACGTCGCCTACAACGCGAATCCGAGCTCGGGCTTCGCGGTGTACGACTCGGTGACCTACCAAGGGCAGTCGGGATGGTTCGTCGTCGGCGGCACGAGCGCGGGCGCGCCCCAATGGGCGGCGCTCTTCGCGATCGCGAACTCGATGCGCGCCGCCGCCGGCAAAGCGAAGCTCGCCGGCTCGTACAACCTGCTCTACACGGCCGGCAAGTCCGCGTACGGCAGCGACTATCACGACGTGACGTCGGGCTCCAATGGCACCTGCGGGATGGTTTGCACCGCGAGCGGCGGCTACGACTACGTGACGGGATTGGGCTCGCCGCGCGCGCTCGACCTGGTTCAAGGGCTCGTCGCGCAACCGTGA
- a CDS encoding alcohol dehydrogenase catalytic domain-containing protein, whose protein sequence is MLKAIDVGVPPPGPLDVRIEQTVIGVNFVDTDFRSGPYPVASLPAVLGFEGAGVVEAAGGEVTRLRPSSLAHANDPGLYARGASDLLDALDDGMVAPIGARYALTDAARACGARDGEDNGKRDVDRVTRTMTTRDARARRASCVARRASCGLANIRSMRAARSSDDAGDAYNNASGCPSSGGSSSGQRRMHRTEARHRLPPSANQAHCHPRFKPCRITRSAGVV, encoded by the coding sequence ATGCTGAAGGCCATCGACGTCGGCGTTCCCCCGCCGGGGCCGCTCGACGTGCGCATCGAGCAAACGGTGATTGGCGTGAACTTCGTCGACACCGACTTTCGCAGCGGCCCGTACCCGGTCGCGTCGCTGCCCGCGGTGCTCGGCTTCGAAGGCGCGGGCGTCGTCGAGGCGGCGGGCGGCGAGGTCACGCGCCTGCGGCCGAGCTCGCTTGCGCACGCGAACGATCCGGGGTTGTACGCGCGCGGCGCGAGCGATCTGCTCGATGCGCTCGACGACGGAATGGTCGCGCCGATCGGCGCGCGCTATGCGCTGACCGATGCGGCGCGCGCATGCGGAGCTCGAGACGGGGAAGACAACGGGAAGCGTGATGTTGACCGTGTGACGCGGACGATGACGACGCGCGACGCTCGCGCGCGTCGTGCGTCGTGCGTCGCGCGTCGTGCGTCGTGCGGGCTCGCGAATATCCGTTCCATGCGCGCTGCCCGCTCGTCCGACGATGCCGGCGACGCGTACAACAACGCATCAGGATGCCCGTCGAGCGGCGGCAGCAGCAGCGGGCAGCGGCGTATGCATCGAACGGAGGCCAGGCACCGGCTTCCGCCATCGGCAAACCAGGCCCATTGCCATCCCCGCTTCAAACCCTGTAGAATCACGCGTTCTGCGGGCGTCGTATAA
- a CDS encoding DUF190 domain-containing protein, translating to MDAIFLRFYVHENHRLHWKPLWEWLLEEANRMGIGGGSAFRAMAGFGQHRVLHEDRFFELQGSLAIEIEFIVTAEEAQRLVERVSREKVRVCYATIPARFGVIDNLGDGAPAAADSPKG from the coding sequence ATGGACGCGATCTTCCTGCGTTTTTACGTACACGAGAATCACCGGCTGCACTGGAAGCCGCTCTGGGAATGGCTGCTCGAGGAGGCGAACCGGATGGGCATCGGGGGCGGCTCCGCGTTTCGCGCGATGGCCGGGTTCGGCCAGCACCGGGTGCTGCACGAGGACCGCTTCTTCGAGCTGCAGGGCTCGCTTGCGATCGAGATCGAATTCATCGTCACGGCCGAAGAGGCGCAGCGGCTCGTCGAGCGCGTGTCGCGCGAGAAGGTGCGCGTGTGCTACGCGACGATTCCCGCGCGCTTCGGCGTGATCGACAATCTCGGTGACGGCGCGCCGGCCGCCGCTGATTCGCCGAAGGGATAG
- a CDS encoding DpnI domain-containing protein — MATAKQQLGSWGEQLIVKKCSCPKCKRSKTFKRLPTNFKCADIICDFCGFLAQVKTMSASDVTPLPKQLLGAAWGPQKERMDAAIYFALFLVLKTTDAHAIYYLPTDFQNPALFSARKPLSDNARRKGWQGFMYVLSAVPDGAFVRLL; from the coding sequence ATGGCAACAGCAAAGCAGCAACTCGGCTCGTGGGGAGAGCAGTTGATTGTCAAGAAATGCTCTTGCCCGAAATGCAAGAGAAGCAAAACATTCAAACGGCTTCCGACCAATTTTAAGTGTGCCGACATCATCTGCGATTTTTGTGGATTCCTTGCACAAGTTAAGACCATGTCGGCGTCTGATGTTACTCCGCTACCTAAGCAGCTGTTGGGCGCCGCGTGGGGACCACAGAAAGAACGCATGGACGCGGCAATTTACTTTGCTCTGTTTCTTGTGCTTAAGACGACCGACGCTCACGCCATCTATTATCTGCCAACAGACTTTCAGAACCCTGCACTCTTTTCCGCTCGAAAACCTTTGTCCGACAACGCACGTCGCAAGGGCTGGCAGGGTTTCATGTACGTTCTGAGTGCAGTTCCGGATGGAGCATTCGTCCGCCTACTTTAG
- a CDS encoding threo-3-hydroxy-L-aspartate ammonia-lyase yields MPVQSASDLVLPTFADVTDAAARLAGVAHRTPVLTSSTADAHTGATIFFKCENFQRMGAFKFRGAYNAISHFDAEQRRAGVLTYSSGNHAQAIALAARLAGIRATIVMPHDAPAAKVAATKGYGGEVITYDRYTENREEIGARLAQERGMTLVPPYDHPHVIAGQGTAAKELIDEVGELDLLVAPLGGGGLLAGSALSAAALAAGCAVIGVEPEAGNDAQQSLARGEVVHIPAPRTIADGAASTHVGAYNFPIIQRLVKQVVTVSDAQLIDTMRFFAQRMKVVVEPTGCLGAAAVLDGVLPVAGKRIGVIVSGGNVDLARYGEFLRG; encoded by the coding sequence ATGCCTGTTCAATCCGCCTCCGATCTCGTTCTCCCGACCTTCGCCGACGTGACCGACGCAGCCGCCAGGCTTGCCGGCGTCGCGCATCGCACGCCCGTCCTCACGTCGAGCACCGCCGACGCGCACACCGGCGCGACGATCTTCTTCAAGTGCGAGAACTTCCAGCGGATGGGCGCGTTCAAGTTCCGCGGCGCGTACAACGCGATCTCGCACTTCGACGCCGAGCAGCGCCGCGCGGGCGTGCTCACGTATTCGTCCGGCAACCACGCGCAGGCGATCGCGCTCGCCGCGCGCCTCGCGGGTATCCGCGCGACGATCGTGATGCCGCACGACGCGCCCGCCGCGAAGGTCGCGGCGACGAAAGGCTACGGCGGCGAAGTCATCACCTACGATCGCTACACCGAAAACCGCGAGGAGATCGGCGCGCGGCTCGCGCAGGAGCGCGGGATGACGCTCGTGCCGCCGTACGACCATCCGCACGTGATCGCGGGGCAGGGGACGGCCGCGAAGGAACTGATCGACGAAGTCGGCGAGCTCGACCTGCTCGTCGCGCCGCTCGGCGGCGGCGGGCTGCTCGCGGGCAGCGCGCTGTCGGCCGCCGCGCTCGCGGCCGGCTGCGCGGTGATCGGCGTCGAGCCGGAAGCGGGCAACGACGCGCAGCAGTCGCTCGCGCGCGGCGAGGTCGTGCACATCCCCGCGCCGCGGACGATCGCGGACGGCGCGGCGTCGACGCACGTCGGCGCGTACAACTTTCCGATCATCCAGAGGCTCGTCAAGCAGGTCGTCACGGTCAGCGACGCGCAATTGATCGACACGATGCGATTCTTCGCGCAGCGGATGAAGGTGGTCGTCGAGCCGACGGGCTGCCTCGGCGCGGCCGCGGTGCTCGACGGCGTGCTGCCCGTCGCGGGCAAGCGCATCGGCGTGATCGTGAGCGGCGGCAACGTCGATCTGGCGCGCTACGGCGAGTTCCTGCGCGGGTGA